The Alphaproteobacteria bacterium genome contains a region encoding:
- a CDS encoding D-amino-acid transaminase gives MSRIAYVNGRYVPHRAATVHVEDRGYQFADGVYEVCEVRGGKLVDERRHMDRLERSLSELRIDMPMPRNALGVVFRETVARNRVRDGILYLQITRGVARRDHAFPAPGTPPAIVVTAKSYDLDRLEQGAADGIAVISVPENRWPRVDIKSVSLLPNVLAKQAAREQGAKEAWFVDAEGKVTEGSSSNAWIVTREGAVVTRPADFGILRGITRTVVLEVIAEHGLKLEERAFTMEEAHAAREAFITSATNFVMPVVRVDGRPVGNGAPGLLASALRRDYHAHAEIA, from the coding sequence ATGTCACGCATCGCCTATGTGAACGGCCGCTACGTGCCGCATCGTGCCGCGACTGTGCATGTCGAGGACCGCGGCTATCAGTTTGCCGACGGCGTCTACGAGGTGTGCGAGGTGAGGGGCGGCAAGCTGGTCGACGAGCGCCGCCACATGGACCGGCTCGAGCGTTCGCTGTCCGAATTGCGCATCGACATGCCGATGCCGCGCAATGCGCTCGGCGTCGTGTTCCGCGAGACCGTCGCGCGCAACCGGGTGCGCGACGGCATCCTCTATCTGCAGATCACGCGCGGGGTCGCGCGGCGCGATCATGCCTTTCCGGCACCCGGAACGCCGCCCGCCATCGTGGTGACGGCCAAGAGCTACGATCTCGACAGGCTGGAGCAGGGGGCGGCCGACGGGATCGCGGTCATTTCCGTGCCGGAGAACCGCTGGCCGCGCGTCGACATCAAGTCTGTCTCGCTCCTGCCCAATGTGCTCGCCAAGCAGGCGGCGCGCGAGCAGGGCGCCAAGGAGGCCTGGTTCGTCGATGCGGAGGGCAAGGTCACCGAGGGCTCGTCCTCCAACGCCTGGATCGTGACCCGCGAGGGTGCGGTCGTCACCCGGCCAGCCGATTTCGGCATCCTGCGCGGGATCACCCGGACCGTGGTGCTGGAGGTCATTGCGGAGCACGGCCTCAAGCTTGAGGAGCGCGCCTTCACGATGGAAGAGGCCCACGCGGCGCGCGAGGCGTTCATCACCTCGGCGACCAATTTCGTCATGCCAGTGGTGCGGGTCGATGGTCGGCCGGTCGGCAATGGCGCGCCTGGTCTTCTCGCCAGCGCGCTGCGGCGGGATTACCACGCCCACGCCGAAATCGCCTGA
- a CDS encoding sigma-54 dependent transcriptional regulator, translated as MAASDILIVDDEADIRELVAGILQDEGYETRTARDSDTALNAIGTRRPNLLFLDIWLQGSKLDGLQLLDSVKGENPDLPVVMISGHGNIETAVSAIKRGAYDFIEKPFKADRLVLVANRALENSRLKREVKELKQLAPQASSLVGKSPAINQLRHVIEKVAPTNSRILIVGPSGGGKELAARTIHQHSARQDAPFVVINAAAITPEHMESELFGVEAANGAQGRKVGALEEAHHGTLFIDEISDMPRETQNKILRVLVDQTFQRVGGTTKVNVDVRIVSSTARNLEAEIAAGKFREDLYHRLSVVPIRVPPLAERREDIPLLVDHFMDQISQSTGLPKRTIGEDAMAVLQSHDWPGNVRQLRNNVERLMILAGGDADAVIDASMLPQDVGAMVPSLPNGNGGEHLMGLPLRDAREMFEREYLRAQINRFGGNISRTAEFVGMERSALHRKLKALGIG; from the coding sequence ATGGCGGCCTCTGACATCCTGATCGTGGACGACGAAGCGGATATCCGCGAACTCGTTGCGGGAATCCTGCAGGACGAAGGCTACGAGACGCGCACCGCGCGCGACAGCGATACTGCGCTCAACGCGATCGGCACGCGCCGGCCGAACCTCCTGTTCCTCGATATCTGGCTGCAGGGCTCGAAGCTCGACGGGCTGCAGCTGCTCGACAGCGTGAAAGGGGAGAACCCCGATCTGCCCGTGGTGATGATCTCCGGCCATGGCAACATCGAGACCGCCGTCTCGGCGATCAAGCGCGGGGCCTACGACTTCATCGAGAAGCCGTTCAAGGCCGACCGGCTGGTCCTGGTTGCCAACCGGGCGCTGGAAAATTCCCGCCTCAAGCGCGAGGTGAAGGAATTAAAGCAGCTCGCGCCGCAGGCCTCGAGCCTGGTGGGCAAGTCGCCTGCGATCAATCAGCTTCGTCATGTGATCGAGAAAGTCGCGCCCACCAACAGCCGCATCCTGATCGTCGGCCCGTCCGGCGGCGGCAAGGAACTCGCCGCGCGCACCATCCATCAACACTCGGCGCGGCAGGATGCGCCGTTCGTCGTCATCAACGCGGCCGCGATCACGCCCGAGCACATGGAATCCGAGCTCTTCGGCGTGGAGGCCGCGAACGGCGCGCAGGGCCGGAAGGTCGGCGCGCTCGAGGAGGCGCACCACGGCACGCTGTTCATCGACGAGATCAGCGACATGCCGCGCGAGACGCAAAACAAGATCCTGCGCGTGCTCGTCGACCAGACCTTCCAGCGCGTCGGCGGCACCACCAAGGTCAATGTCGACGTGCGCATCGTCTCCTCGACGGCGCGCAACCTGGAGGCGGAGATCGCGGCCGGCAAGTTCCGCGAGGACCTCTATCACCGCCTCTCGGTGGTGCCGATCCGCGTGCCGCCGCTCGCCGAGCGGCGCGAGGACATCCCGCTGCTGGTCGATCATTTCATGGACCAGATTTCGCAGTCGACCGGCCTGCCGAAGCGCACCATCGGCGAGGACGCGATGGCGGTGCTGCAGTCGCACGACTGGCCCGGCAACGTGCGGCAGCTGCGCAACAACGTCGAGCGTCTGATGATCCTGGCGGGCGGCGACGCCGATGCGGTGATCGACGCCTCGATGCTGCCGCAGGATGTCGGCGCGATGGTGCCGAGCCTGCCGAACGGCAACGGCGGCGAGCACCTGATGGGGCTGCCGCTGCGCGACGCGCGCGAGATGTTCGAGCGCGAATATCTGCGCGCGCAGATCAACCGCTTCGGCGGCAACATCTCGCGCACTGCCGAATTCGTCGGCATGGAGCGCTCCGCCCTGCATCGCAAGCTCAAGGCGCTTGGAATCGGGTAG
- the hfq gene encoding RNA chaperone Hfq yields the protein MAAERAQNLQDTFLNHVRKSKTPLTIFLVNGVKLQGVVTWFDNFCVLLRRDGHSQLVYKHAISTIMPGHPIQLFEGAEEAPAEKV from the coding sequence ATGGCGGCCGAAAGAGCACAAAACCTACAAGACACCTTCCTCAATCATGTCCGAAAAAGTAAGACGCCGCTGACGATCTTTCTGGTCAATGGCGTGAAGCTTCAGGGGGTCGTGACCTGGTTCGATAATTTCTGTGTGCTGCTGCGGCGGGATGGGCACTCGCAGCTCGTCTACAAGCACGCGATATCGACCATCATGCCGGGGCATCCGATCCAACTGTTCGAAGGCGCCGAGGAGGCGCCTGCGGAAAAGGTCTGA